Below is a window of Musa acuminata AAA Group cultivar baxijiao chromosome BXJ3-11, Cavendish_Baxijiao_AAA, whole genome shotgun sequence DNA.
caaagaaaaaaaataggaaGGGAGAAGCGATACAAGTGGTAGGAGAAGTGTGAAGCCAGTGGAGAAATGTAAAAGGGAAACCTGTGATTATAATTGTAAAATAGAGGAGATACTGGTACTGTTGCACTTGCCATCTACAGCTTACAATGTCTGTCATTCACTTCCATGTAGAAAATAGAAAGTGGAAAGAAGGATATAAAGCAACCTTTAATATCCTAAGGAAATATGGATGCCATTGTAAAAATTGGAGGATGCTACAAATATTCAGAATAAATCTAATGTATTATTATACAATAttcttttctaaaattttatgtcatatccttttcttttcttttttgctaaTTTTCTAATGTAGTCCTAATCCCCAAACAATCTAATGACCTTTCTAACTTCTGAATTTGTTGTGCATAAGTTCATTGGCCATTATCTTGAAGTGCATCCTTTTAATGAGTAGATCAAAGATTCAGCTCTTAACTAAATGAGCATATTGAATACAGAGATTATATTTGAATTAGGTTCTTTTTTGTCAGGGTACTGAACTGCTATTATATGATCAAATTAGCTGTTGTAGATTGAATAGAATGCCAAGGAAGTTCATGATTTTAGTTGCAAAAATTTCTTATAAATTGATATTTGAGAAAAGTAATAGTTTATTCTTTGGTTAACTTATAGAATTCAGTGAAATGCTTGAGTGAGTTAGATTTTGATTTGGTGTAATCCAAAGAAGTTGCCCTGGAAACATAATTCAAACAAGTTGTTCCAGTTTGTTGCGAATTTCCTTCTTGGGTCCTATGGTGCATAGTCTAGATTGTCAAGGACAAATCATGGTACTGCATTAAGAAGAAAAAGGGAGTAGGTGGCTGAATTTGCCCACCATCCTTTTGTAGTCAGAAAGGGAGAAGTGAAGAGAAGGGGTGGAGACAGAGGAGTCCACAGTTTTGCTTTGTGCTCATGCATTGCTGATTTTCACATGGTTGAGGGCTCTAAGGTTCCAAGTGATGTTTGTTGCTCATATACATGCTTAAGAAAGAGAAGGATTCGAGTCCTGGGAATTACAGGGTGCGAATCCTCTCCCATTATAGTTTTAAACAGATACTTAAtggaaggaaaaagagaagagaaaatagaaaaacaaacatctttaaagttattttttgaaaatagttatatatgtaaatatataaacACATGGGCCAGGTGGATCACAAGTGAAACTAGTAATCTGATCAAAACTAGCCCCCACATACTGTGTCTGTGGTAAAGTACCACACGACATCCATATATTTGTATTACATACTATGTCCAATCATGGCCTAGGTTATTGTGGCTAGAACAAAGATTCAGAATTGACACAATCTTCTCTAGTTGGTTGATTGTGAAGTACTGCATGCTAGAGTTGTAGGTGGTGTCATTTATAATTCTGATGCTGGCATGCTGCAATCACCCTAGAGTAACACAAAGTATGACCCCTTGGTGAAGCAGGCGGTATCAACAGAATTGACATAATCACCCCTTTCTCATTCATATTCCAGTGTCCACTGTCTCTTGGATGATGCCACCTTTCTGTGGTACACCAACATGGGTCCTCCAGAATACCTGATCCTTTGACAGTAGTTCTGCTAGGGGTTGGTGATGATGATAAAAGACTGTTAAGCCCACAAACCATATGTTCTTTACAGGATTCAGGGCCTTTGATGAGACACTTgggtgttccttttttttttctccccacCTGAGTGGTAGTGAAGAATTAGATTATAGTAAGATAGCTTTTAGGAGGAATTTGATATTGTATCTAAAGTGGAGTTTTCCTCGTTAGCTTTGAACATCTACCATGAGGAGCTACTTGTTGAAATCTCTGGACATGGTTTTCAAGTCTAAACTAGTCATCTTTTTCATGGACGTTTCCTGGTATTTGTCTCATCTAAATTACTTCCTTTTTCCCCCATCAGTTCATTATATATATCCACATATGAAACTGCAGAGTGGGAGCCATGGGGAGTTCCCGAGGACTACGAATGTGAGCTCATCGAAGATGACACTTCGATTCCTAAACATGTCCCTCAACACCGGCCTTGCCAGCTTCCAGAGGAGTTCTTCAAGACGCTTGAGGCAGTCTCCACGGAATCGGTTCCCAAGAATGAACCTGCACCTCAAGTGAAGGCTTAATTAAACATGTGAGTGTGGCTCTGCTGCCTGGTTTCAGGATTTATCCTCTCTTGTTTGATATTCTATGCTTGAGAATAATAGTAGAAGTCAACAAATACTCAGACTTTCTCCTGGATCCTTTTTCTCATGACATTGACATGATTTCATGTGTGATGAATCCCTTCTTCCCTTGTCGTTTTTGCTGTATCACTGTCTCCTGCAGATGTCTTTTAGAGTTGATGATATATTTGTATCCGAAGGAGCCAATGGACTGCTACAGTTGGAAGTGGCACTAAGTATCGGTGAGTATACTTAGCTTGGTGTTCTATGGCTGTGGCATATTATTATCATCCGTAGGTTATGGGTCGGCCGTGGTGACCGATTGGAAAGTTGGGGTAATGTCATTATATTATTCCACTCAGCTAATTAATTTAATtgatattttcaaataaataaataaaatgagggCTAAAAATATTTGGTATTGCACAATGGAAGATGAAataagtagtagtagtagtctcCAAAAATGCATTGCCCTTCTAAGAAGGGAGAGGAATACAGAGGAGCAAAATTAAATTGGTCTGAAAATCTAATTAAACCCTTTTTTCTTTTCTCgatcattttttataattatttatacaaTTTGGTTTTTCTATTCCTTTCGATAATCTCCCGATTTGTCTAGTTATTAGTGTGATTATTTTTTCGATCCATTTCgacaatcttttctttttttgattttgattcttcATGTTCATGTGTGCAAGAGAATGAAGCAATTTTCTCGAGTAGCACGTTTAAGACTTAAATGATTTTATGGGCCTTTCAAAATTTATTTCGAACTctctatttaatttattttattttattttttaaaatatatgttttagttataattagaggattattattattattattattattattattattattatttattcctGTTCTAATCGATCTCTTATACTCATCAGGAACGTGCGGTGATGTTTCCCGGAGTAAGCAGAAGGGACCCGTTTCTTGGTCTTGTTTGACTCAGGTTAGGGAGggaaatggagatgtcaccaaccCGCCCACGGAATAACCCTTCGGGTTGTACCATCACATCCCAACTTTACACCTTTGACATGCCAACGTGATGATGCACCATCGCACCTCTGTCCCATGAAATCTACCTCCATTGCTGTGGCAGATGCTCACCGGCTTAGCGTGCATAGTCTATTTGCAGAAGACAAATAGTTTCCGTCTGTAAACGCATGCACTCATGCATTAATCCTTTCTGCTGCTTCCCTGTCACGTGGAACAGCTCCCTGTCGGTCTTGATGGACGAAGACACGATTCAATATTAGCTTAAGGTGAGCCATCAGTCTCACCTGTTTCTTTCATGCTCGATATCAGAATGGATCAACTCCGCCTCCCCAAGTCAATCCAATCCCACTGGcgatctccctctctctctctctctcttctccttgttatcatGGTTTCCATGCCGCTATAAATAGGACGCTTTACCTctaaagagaggaagaagaagaagaagaagaagggtttaCATGGCTTCAAAGGCCTTCTCCAAGTCATTGCTCTCCTTCTACCGCTCTCTCCGAAGCAGGCTGGCCAACCCACTGTCCCTCCACAGAAGAGAGCTCCATCTAAAGCTACAGAAGAATCATCTCTCCTTGTGCCACCTCCATGACCAAGCCCTAGTGCTAGACGTGGAGGGAGGCCTCCTGAGGTCCTCGTCCACTTTCCCTTACTTCATGCTTGTGGCCTTGGAAGCAGGGTGCATCTTGAGAGGCCTCATCCTCTTGCTTCTCTACCCTTTGCTGTGTTGCTTGAGCCAGGAGGTGGGTTTACAGATCATGGTGCTGGTGTGCTTCCTTGGGATCAGAAAGCAGGGGTTCAGGACAGGGATAGCGGTCCTCCCCAAACACTTGCTGGAGGATGTGGGGCTGGAAGGGTTTGAGGTGTTGAGGATGGCAGGGAAGAAGGTCTGTGTCAGTGGCATGCCCAGTGTCATGGTGGAAGGGTTCCTCAAGGAGTACTTGGAGGTGGATTTGGTGGTGGCAAGGGAGCTGAAGGTCTTCAATGGCTACTATACTGGGTTAATGGAGGAAGACAGCTACTTGGGTTTGGAGAATGCATTTGGTGAAGACGCCATTGGGTTTGGAAGCTACATCAAATCTCCTCAGCACCAACTTTTCTCTCATTGCAAGGTGAGTTACTCATCTGCATTTATGTAACATATAGAactgattttgagaaaaaaaatgatgaatattAAGAAATCATAGAGTGACAATAGAGGAGGAGGATAGAGAAACTCCATGCATCTTTTAGCTCTACTTTCTCCCATCATATACCTAAACCATTACATGAAGCATATCTTATATATGTATCTAAGCTTAAGATTTTGACTTCAACCATGATAGGAACTTGTATCTTGATTAGCACTCTAAAATCAAATTTTTATTtaatcataaagcttgatttaatatttcaacaacttcaaTTATTTCTCCCTTTAGAGACCTTACAAGTGTGGCATGAGGTGAGACAGACAAATGAGTTCGCTCCATTAGTGGGTGAAGCTTTAGAGTCTACAGGAAACTGTGAGCAGAAGTCAATCCATAGGACACCTTTTGGTTCCTTGATGATTTCCTTCCATCGCTTTCGTACTGGTATTTCGTGATCCGCTGCATGAACTCTGATCAGAAATCGTATTAGTTTATCCAAAAGCATTTGCTTAGCTAATGGAGAAGCCAACGCCAAGTGTAGTCGATCAACCACTGAGGGCAATGCTTAGGCCAGACAAAAGTAGATAGGCGTGTCAGCATTCTCCATTAGTGACCATCAATCCCGATCACCCAACTTGGCAAGCTTTCTTACTGTCTTTTGCTTCGCTTTCCCAACACCCGCACAGCTTTGACTTACTTTGATGTCACTGTAAGAAAACGTGCAAGCAGAAGTAAGTCCATTGATCAAGGTTGGTACAGGAAATGCACCTGGTGACTGAAGCTGAGAAGAAGAACTGGCAGAGGTTGCCGAGAGAAGAGTACCCAAAGGCAATGGTGTTCCACGACGGCAGAATGGCGTTCAAGCCCACACCAATGGCCACACTCGCCATGTTCGTCTGGTTCCCTTTCGGCGTCTCCCTCTCCATCCTTAGGACCATCGTCTTCGTCTCCTTGCCCTACACCATCTCCATCCCTATCGGATCAGCCACCGGAATGACGAACCGGGTCCTGAACCCTCACGCATCCGCCGACGACCGACAACACAGGCTCTACGTCTGCAACCACAGGACCCTCCTTGATCCGGTCTACATCTCCGTCATGCTCAACAAGCTCGTCGTCGCCGTCACCTACAGCGTCAGCCCGATAACCGAAGCCCTGTCTCCGATCAGGACGGTAAGACTCACGCGAAGCAAGGAGGAGGACAGGCGGAAGATGGAGAGGCTGCTGAGCCAGGGAGACCTGGTGGTGTGCCCCGAGGGCACCACGTGCAGGGAACCCTATCTGCTAAGGTTCAGCCCGCTGTTCGTGGAGCTGGCCGAGGAGGTGGTGCCGGTGGCGTTGGCCGCCAGGGTCGGCATGTTCTACGGCACGACGGCGAGCGGGTTCAAGTTCTTggactcctt
It encodes the following:
- the LOC103971606 gene encoding probable glycerol-3-phosphate acyltransferase 3; translated protein: MASKAFSKSLLSFYRSLRSRLANPLSLHRRELHLKLQKNHLSLCHLHDQALVLDVEGGLLRSSSTFPYFMLVALEAGCILRGLILLLLYPLLCCLSQEVGLQIMVLVCFLGIRKQGFRTGIAVLPKHLLEDVGLEGFEVLRMAGKKVCVSGMPSVMVEGFLKEYLEVDLVVARELKVFNGYYTGLMEEDSYLGLENAFGEDAIGFGSYIKSPQHQLFSHCKEMHLVTEAEKKNWQRLPREEYPKAMVFHDGRMAFKPTPMATLAMFVWFPFGVSLSILRTIVFVSLPYTISIPIGSATGMTNRVLNPHASADDRQHRLYVCNHRTLLDPVYISVMLNKLVVAVTYSVSPITEALSPIRTVRLTRSKEEDRRKMERLLSQGDLVVCPEGTTCREPYLLRFSPLFVELAEEVVPVALAARVGMFYGTTASGFKFLDSFFFLMNPRPEYHLEFLQKIPTGCLRRRSGSSCEVANLVQREIGSALGFRCTALTRKDKYVILAGNEGTVKAKT